From Calothrix sp. PCC 6303, a single genomic window includes:
- a CDS encoding methyltransferase: MNRSEIAIMAREYLKNSPHGTMNFHNGQIIVLPTVLPPDINTSELAEVSEALVRDFVEQNQQCRVFEMGTGTGGPILSVAKIPGVTASAADIVPMAVLNAQANAIWWGVKCDIYQSDLFDNVPNGQFNLIIWNIPWLSEDPGEIEDIHFKGGFDPGYKSLWRFLNQCNDYRLAPGGQILLAVDRLFCNRDAVHNYIDKAGFNMEVFREATNMWAGMELQLDFLLLSRR, encoded by the coding sequence ATGAATAGATCTGAAATCGCTATTATGGCAAGGGAGTATCTTAAGAATAGTCCTCATGGAACGATGAATTTCCATAATGGACAAATAATTGTCTTACCTACCGTTTTACCTCCAGATATCAATACTTCAGAACTTGCTGAGGTATCAGAAGCATTAGTTAGAGATTTTGTTGAACAAAATCAGCAATGTCGTGTATTTGAAATGGGTACAGGTACTGGTGGTCCAATTTTGTCGGTTGCTAAGATACCAGGAGTTACGGCTAGCGCTGCGGATATTGTCCCTATGGCTGTGTTAAATGCACAAGCCAATGCGATTTGGTGGGGAGTCAAATGTGATATTTATCAGAGTGATTTATTTGACAATGTTCCAAACGGGCAATTTAATCTAATTATTTGGAATATACCTTGGTTATCAGAGGATCCTGGTGAAATTGAAGACATTCACTTTAAAGGTGGTTTTGATCCTGGTTATAAATCTTTGTGGAGATTCCTCAATCAATGTAATGATTACCGTTTAGCACCGGGTGGTCAAATATTGCTGGCAGTAGATCGTCTTTTCTGTAATCGAGATGCTGTACATAACTATATTGATAAAGCAGGCTTTAATATGGAAGTTTTCCGAGAAGCTACAAATATGTGGGCAGGTATGGAATTACAGTTAGATTTTTTATTACTGAGCCGCAGGTAA
- the cobO gene encoding cob(I)yrinic acid a,c-diamide adenosyltransferase, giving the protein MHNNQNQSWESTSDAAVKEAAGLNDEQYQKKMQRRKEVQEKRIAEAIPEKGLIIVNTGNGKGKTTAALGMVLRSLGHGYKVAIIQFIKGAWEPAEKNVLSVWQNQLEFHAMGEGFTWDTQNRERDTETAVAAWNKAMTYICNPEFRMVLLDEVNIALKLGYLNIEDVLAGLEQKPQQSHVILTGRGAPKELIDRADLVTEMTLVKHPFREQGVKAQPGIEF; this is encoded by the coding sequence ATGCATAACAATCAAAATCAATCTTGGGAAAGTACATCAGATGCGGCAGTCAAAGAAGCTGCGGGTTTAAATGATGAACAGTATCAAAAAAAAATGCAGCGACGCAAGGAAGTCCAAGAAAAGCGCATTGCTGAAGCTATCCCAGAAAAGGGATTAATTATCGTCAATACAGGCAATGGTAAGGGTAAAACCACAGCAGCTTTAGGGATGGTTCTACGTTCCTTGGGACATGGTTACAAGGTGGCAATTATCCAATTTATTAAAGGTGCATGGGAACCAGCAGAAAAAAATGTTCTGAGTGTCTGGCAAAACCAGCTAGAATTTCATGCCATGGGAGAGGGTTTTACTTGGGATACGCAAAATAGAGAACGAGATACGGAAACTGCTGTTGCTGCTTGGAACAAAGCGATGACATATATCTGTAATCCTGAGTTTCGGATGGTGTTATTAGATGAAGTAAATATTGCCCTCAAACTAGGTTATTTAAATATTGAAGATGTTTTAGCTGGGTTGGAACAAAAACCTCAGCAGAGTCATGTTATTTTGACGGGCAGAGGTGCGCCAAAAGAATTAATTGATCGTGCAGATTTAGTCACAGAGATGACTTTGGTTAAGCATCCATTCAGAGAACAGGGAGTAAAAGCACAACCGGGAATCGAGTTTTAA
- the hisD gene encoding histidinol dehydrogenase, with product MQLLKTNDAKFATQFQILVNERREATVDVSGTVRDIIHDVRLRGDNAVKDYTGRFDKFSPETLCLSSQFIAEKAAKCSVKIKESLQLAADRIGTFHQKQLPQNIDYGDSAGVRLGLTWNAIAQAGIYVPGGRASYPSSVLMNAIPAKIAGVERIVMVVPMPGGEINPAVLAAAEIAGVTEIYSIGGAQAIAALAYGTETIAPVDKIVGPGNAYVAEAKRQVYGTVGIDSIAGPSEILVIADAKNNPDWIAWDLLSQAEHDPSAQSILITDSEEFAHQVITAIEQVLAKLPTKEVARASWEKHGAVIVVSDLADSIALVNRLAPEHLELCIDEPQIMAQKITCAGSMFLGRFTPEAIGDYVGGPNHVLPTARSARFASGLSVYDFLKRTTYLECDQQALENIGQAAITLAEAEGLPAHAGSVAVRLGI from the coding sequence ATGCAATTACTTAAGACTAACGACGCAAAATTTGCTACTCAATTTCAAATATTAGTGAACGAGCGCCGTGAAGCAACGGTTGATGTGAGTGGAACTGTACGGGATATTATTCATGATGTACGGTTACGCGGGGATAATGCAGTTAAAGATTATACTGGTCGTTTTGATAAATTTAGTCCTGAAACATTGTGTCTTAGCAGTCAATTTATTGCCGAAAAGGCTGCCAAATGCTCGGTAAAAATCAAAGAATCTCTTCAGCTTGCGGCTGACAGAATCGGCACATTTCACCAGAAACAACTGCCACAGAATATCGATTATGGAGATAGTGCAGGTGTGCGCTTGGGTTTGACTTGGAATGCGATCGCACAAGCCGGAATCTATGTACCAGGTGGACGTGCTAGTTATCCCAGTTCGGTATTAATGAACGCAATCCCCGCCAAAATCGCCGGAGTGGAACGCATTGTTATGGTTGTTCCCATGCCGGGTGGAGAAATAAATCCGGCGGTACTAGCAGCTGCCGAAATTGCTGGGGTGACGGAAATCTATAGCATTGGTGGAGCGCAAGCGATCGCTGCATTAGCTTACGGAACCGAAACCATCGCCCCCGTTGATAAAATAGTTGGTCCTGGGAATGCCTATGTTGCCGAAGCCAAACGCCAGGTCTACGGTACTGTAGGTATCGATAGTATCGCCGGACCTTCGGAAATTCTCGTGATTGCCGATGCTAAAAATAACCCCGATTGGATTGCCTGGGATTTACTTTCCCAAGCAGAACATGACCCCAGCGCCCAATCAATCCTAATTACTGATTCTGAAGAATTTGCTCATCAAGTTATTACTGCTATCGAGCAGGTGTTAGCAAAATTACCGACCAAAGAAGTAGCTAGGGCAAGTTGGGAAAAACATGGTGCCGTGATTGTTGTCTCAGACTTGGCTGATAGTATTGCCCTAGTCAACCGACTTGCACCAGAACACTTAGAATTATGCATTGACGAACCCCAAATCATGGCACAGAAAATCACCTGTGCAGGTAGCATGTTCTTGGGACGCTTCACCCCCGAAGCAATCGGGGACTATGTTGGGGGACCAAATCACGTTTTACCCACTGCTCGTTCTGCTCGCTTCGCCTCCGGTTTAAGTGTGTATGATTTCCTCAAACGCACAACCTATTTAGAATGTGATCAGCAAGCATTGGAAAATATTGGTCAGGCTGCCATTACTCTAGCTGAAGCTGAAGGTTTACCAGCCCATGCAGGTAGTGTGGCAGTACGTTTGGGGATATGA
- a CDS encoding SgcJ/EcaC family oxidoreductase, which yields MNLRLLTEYMLNKTLISLTITALTSFSISLPSQAEETQCANTNSTEIASLFDKWNSSLQTGNPEQVTANYAANGVLLPTVSNKVRHNKAEIKEYFQKFLLLKPAGKIDEQNIRIYCNLAINSGVYTFNLTQNGKVNQVQARYTFVYQKADGDNKWLIVEHHSSAMPEKLSGSQTKKRN from the coding sequence ATGAATTTAAGATTATTAACTGAATATATGTTGAATAAAACTTTGATCTCTCTAACGATTACCGCTCTGACATCTTTTTCAATTAGCCTTCCTAGTCAGGCAGAAGAAACTCAATGTGCTAATACCAATTCTACTGAAATCGCATCACTCTTTGACAAATGGAATAGCTCATTGCAAACTGGCAATCCTGAACAAGTAACCGCAAACTACGCCGCAAATGGTGTCTTATTGCCAACTGTATCAAATAAGGTCAGACATAACAAAGCAGAGATCAAAGAGTATTTTCAAAAGTTTTTGTTACTAAAGCCTGCTGGTAAAATTGACGAGCAAAATATCCGCATATATTGTAATTTAGCAATTAATTCTGGTGTTTATACATTTAACTTGACTCAAAACGGCAAGGTTAATCAGGTTCAAGCCCGCTACACGTTTGTATATCAGAAAGCAGATGGTGATAATAAATGGTTGATTGTCGAACACCATTCTTCTGCAATGCCAGAAAAATTATCGGGTAGCCAGACTAAAAAAAGAAATTAG
- a CDS encoding ParM/StbA family protein, whose translation MTDQPSAATPMNAAAIPMNRVTATTPINNPINNSGGSSPRPSNPGGKSILSVDLGRTSMKTSVSREPNNVVFVPANIKKMTMEQARGGVFEARATDPLMDLWLEYQGSGYAVGQLAADFGANLGVGQSKVEDALAKVLAAAGYFKLRDEISLVLSLPYHSQEQFEREKAQLISQVSGPHVMNFRGESVNLDITKVWVMPEGYGSLLWCEAQPKKGPSSPDFTKVSVAIVDIGHQTIDCLMVDNFRFARGASKSEDFGMSKFYELVAAEIEGADSQSLSLITAVNKPKGDRFYRPRGASKPTNLDDFLPNLIELFSREICNRILTWLPERVTDVILTGGGGEFFWEEIQRLLKEAKISAHLAAPSRQANALGQYIYGEAQLSANRNVKA comes from the coding sequence ATGACAGATCAACCCTCAGCTGCCACTCCCATGAATGCCGCAGCCATCCCAATGAACCGAGTCACAGCAACGACTCCAATCAATAACCCCATCAATAATAGCGGAGGATCATCTCCCAGACCCAGTAATCCCGGTGGAAAGAGCATCCTGAGCGTAGACTTAGGTCGAACCTCAATGAAAACCAGCGTTAGTCGTGAACCAAACAATGTGGTTTTCGTCCCCGCTAACATCAAAAAAATGACCATGGAACAGGCTCGTGGAGGAGTATTTGAAGCTCGTGCCACCGACCCATTAATGGATTTATGGTTAGAGTACCAAGGTAGCGGTTACGCTGTAGGTCAACTAGCAGCAGACTTTGGAGCCAATTTAGGCGTTGGACAATCTAAGGTAGAAGACGCTTTAGCAAAAGTTTTAGCTGCTGCTGGTTACTTCAAACTTAGAGACGAAATCTCCCTTGTTCTGAGCCTTCCTTATCACTCACAAGAGCAATTTGAACGGGAAAAAGCACAGCTAATTAGCCAAGTTAGCGGTCCTCATGTGATGAATTTCCGTGGCGAAAGTGTGAATTTGGATATCACCAAGGTTTGGGTAATGCCTGAAGGCTATGGCAGCTTACTATGGTGTGAAGCACAACCCAAAAAAGGACCTTCTAGCCCCGACTTTACTAAGGTTTCGGTGGCAATTGTCGATATTGGACACCAAACCATTGACTGTTTAATGGTGGACAATTTCCGCTTCGCTCGTGGTGCTTCCAAGAGTGAAGATTTTGGGATGAGCAAATTTTATGAATTGGTTGCAGCCGAAATCGAAGGTGCTGACTCTCAATCACTTTCCTTGATTACTGCCGTCAACAAACCCAAAGGCGATCGCTTCTACCGTCCTCGCGGTGCTAGCAAACCAACCAATCTTGATGACTTCTTGCCCAACTTGATCGAATTATTCTCACGAGAAATTTGCAATCGCATCCTCACATGGCTTCCCGAACGTGTAACCGATGTTATCCTCACAGGTGGTGGTGGTGAATTTTTCTGGGAAGAGATTCAACGCTTGCTGAAAGAGGCTAAAATAAGTGCTCATTTAGCTGCACCATCCCGCCAAGCAAACGCCTTGGGACAATATATTTATGGAGAAGCGCAGTTATCCGCCAATCGAAACGTTAAGGCTTAA
- a CDS encoding DedA family protein, which translates to MADLTNWIKTTIESLGYLGIALMMFLENLFPPIPSELIMPLAGYTASLQDSKLNIFGVFVAGLVGSVAGGLVWYYPGKLLGQDRLYAIADRYGKWITVSSKDLVKATRWFNKQGKTAVFIGRLVPGVRTLISVPAGFSNMPLLPFLFYTTLGSAVWVGLLTYTGYILGSQYKLVEEYLAPVSKFVLGALIVAFVYWFIKRNRTNQK; encoded by the coding sequence ATGGCAGATTTGACTAATTGGATCAAAACAACAATCGAATCCCTCGGTTATTTGGGAATCGCCTTAATGATGTTCTTGGAAAATCTATTTCCTCCAATTCCTTCAGAGCTAATCATGCCTCTAGCTGGTTATACCGCTAGCTTGCAAGATAGTAAGCTGAATATTTTTGGCGTATTTGTAGCGGGTTTAGTCGGTTCAGTCGCTGGTGGATTAGTCTGGTATTATCCTGGCAAACTACTTGGGCAAGATCGTCTGTATGCGATCGCAGATCGATACGGAAAGTGGATTACCGTATCAAGCAAAGATCTAGTTAAAGCCACACGCTGGTTCAACAAACAAGGTAAAACAGCAGTCTTTATCGGTCGTTTAGTACCCGGCGTGAGAACTCTGATTTCTGTACCTGCGGGCTTCAGTAATATGCCCTTACTACCTTTTTTATTTTACACAACCTTGGGTAGCGCTGTGTGGGTAGGTTTGCTAACATACACAGGGTATATATTGGGAAGCCAATATAAACTGGTGGAGGAGTATCTAGCTCCAGTATCAAAGTTCGTCTTGGGCGCTTTGATAGTGGCATTCGTTTATTGGTTTATCAAGCGCAATCGCACAAATCAAAAATGA
- a CDS encoding Gfo/Idh/MocA family oxidoreductase, producing the protein MAENPHTQRNQPRPVRIGMVGVGSMGQHHVRVLSSMKDVELVGVADIDVERGLETASRYKTRFFEDYCDLLPLVDAICIAVPTRLHYAVGMNCLLAGIHVLIEKPIAASISEAESLVNAAAESQCILQVGHIERFNPVFQELSKVMKTEKVLALEAHRMSPYSNRANDVSVVLDLMIHDIDLLMDLAGSTVVKLTANGTRSSDSPYLDYVTATLGFANGVVATLTASKVTHRKTRKIVAHCKNSLTEADFLQSEILIHRHTANVANDFRQTLYQQDGLIEKVYTSNIEPLRAELEHFVNCVRGGNQPSVGGEQALKALRLASSIELMALEERVWNPLDLELQSETIVQSLTSRL; encoded by the coding sequence ATGGCAGAAAATCCCCATACGCAACGTAACCAGCCACGTCCTGTACGTATTGGCATGGTTGGAGTAGGAAGTATGGGACAGCATCACGTCCGCGTCCTCAGTTCGATGAAGGATGTTGAATTAGTTGGAGTTGCAGATATTGATGTCGAACGTGGGCTAGAAACTGCTAGTAGGTACAAAACTCGATTTTTTGAGGATTATTGTGACTTACTACCCTTGGTTGATGCCATTTGTATCGCAGTCCCCACAAGACTGCACTACGCTGTTGGCATGAATTGTTTGTTGGCAGGAATTCACGTTTTGATTGAAAAGCCGATTGCTGCTAGCATTTCGGAAGCAGAATCGCTGGTAAATGCCGCAGCCGAGTCGCAGTGTATTCTCCAGGTTGGTCATATCGAGCGTTTTAACCCAGTTTTTCAGGAACTTAGCAAAGTTATGAAAACTGAAAAAGTTCTGGCATTGGAAGCTCATCGTATGAGTCCTTACTCGAATCGGGCGAACGATGTTTCGGTTGTTTTGGACTTAATGATTCATGATATAGATTTATTAATGGATTTAGCTGGCTCTACAGTGGTCAAATTAACAGCTAATGGAACCCGCAGTTCTGATTCTCCATATTTAGATTATGTGACTGCTACCCTGGGTTTTGCTAACGGTGTTGTCGCCACATTAACCGCTAGTAAGGTAACTCATCGCAAAACCCGGAAAATTGTCGCTCATTGTAAAAATTCCCTTACAGAAGCTGATTTTCTTCAGAGTGAGATTTTGATCCACCGACATACTGCTAATGTTGCGAATGATTTTCGCCAGACCCTTTATCAGCAAGATGGTTTAATTGAAAAAGTTTATACAAGTAATATTGAACCTCTCAGAGCAGAATTAGAGCATTTTGTCAATTGTGTGCGGGGTGGAAATCAGCCTTCGGTAGGTGGAGAGCAGGCTCTTAAAGCTTTGAGATTGGCTAGTTCCATCGAACTGATGGCACTGGAAGAAAGAGTTTGGAATCCATTGGATTTAGAATTACAGTCTGAAACAATTGTTCAGTCGTTAACTTCTCGCCTTTAG
- the queC gene encoding 7-cyano-7-deazaguanine synthase QueC gives MKAVILLSGGLDSSTVLYQAQADGCECYAISFDYQQRHRRELESARFLAKKLGVREHQIINFDLRQWGGSALTDNQLDLPESRSLEEMADHIPITYVPARNTIFLSFALAYAEAIASERVYIGVNALDYSGYPDCRPDFIQAMQEVFRLGTKQGREGEPISIIAPLINLKKTEIIQLGNQLGVPWELTWSCYAGEEKACGVCDSCLLRLAAFKELGLVDPILYQD, from the coding sequence ATGAAAGCTGTAATTTTGTTATCAGGGGGACTAGATTCTTCCACCGTTTTATACCAAGCGCAAGCCGATGGCTGCGAGTGTTATGCGATTTCCTTTGATTATCAGCAGCGACATCGACGTGAGCTAGAATCAGCCCGTTTTCTGGCAAAAAAGCTAGGTGTGCGAGAACATCAAATAATTAACTTTGATTTGCGTCAGTGGGGTGGTTCAGCACTAACTGACAATCAGTTAGATTTACCAGAGTCTCGCAGTTTAGAAGAAATGGCTGATCATATTCCCATTACCTATGTTCCAGCGAGAAATACAATTTTCTTGAGTTTTGCCCTTGCATATGCGGAAGCGATCGCATCAGAGCGGGTTTATATTGGTGTCAATGCTTTGGATTATTCTGGATACCCTGATTGCCGTCCCGATTTTATTCAGGCAATGCAGGAGGTTTTCCGTCTTGGTACAAAGCAAGGACGAGAGGGAGAACCAATATCAATTATTGCCCCACTCATAAATCTCAAAAAAACAGAAATTATCCAATTGGGAAATCAACTAGGAGTACCCTGGGAACTTACCTGGTCTTGCTATGCTGGTGAGGAAAAAGCCTGTGGTGTTTGCGATTCATGTTTGCTTAGGTTGGCAGCTTTTAAGGAATTGGGACTGGTTGATCCAATTTTGTATCAAGATTAA
- a CDS encoding IS1182 family transposase — MRPLIWEPPISLSSKEEKVAKRIRKAKLFVFLRQIRHELFDPDFQTELARVFKDSSVGLSPIPPAQLALAVILQAYTGVSDDEAIEAIEMDRRWQLVLDCLDCEQAPFGKGTLVRFRALLMSKSLDQRIVAKTVEMAHFHEGYNPKSLKVALDSSPLWGAARVEDTYNLLGHALRKALFVIAQNYEQDDSGVTGVTATIGAEIITGTSLKAALDLDWDDPEARNVALSTILQTLDSVESWVKQKTDLDEKTSTQVNKSIEDARQIESQDVEEKSDGSPKLRKGVAKDRRISIEDEDMRHGRKSRSQKIDGYKRHIFKDLELQMVRAVGVTRANEPEASVTMAIEFDLNAQNVTTLDIKELHIDRAYLASHWVKQRTPDMTIICKAWKVRNGNFFDKNAFVLDWENHFIRCPNGVSLPFNEGTVVHFPKHECQTCPLRSQCTESKQGRSISIHPDESLLVELRERQTTQSGREKLRERVSVEHSLAHIGQWQGDKARYIGLRKNLFDLRRMAVVHNLHVLARMFETNNKEISNFNNSYSA; from the coding sequence ATGCGTCCATTAATATGGGAACCTCCAATCTCCCTGTCAAGCAAAGAAGAAAAAGTTGCGAAACGTATACGCAAAGCAAAGTTATTTGTATTTTTGCGGCAAATACGACACGAATTATTTGACCCAGACTTCCAAACGGAGTTAGCAAGGGTATTCAAGGACAGTAGTGTTGGTTTATCTCCAATACCACCAGCACAACTTGCACTTGCAGTAATTTTACAAGCATATACAGGGGTTTCAGATGACGAGGCAATAGAAGCGATTGAAATGGATAGGCGATGGCAGCTAGTTTTAGATTGTCTCGATTGTGAACAAGCTCCATTTGGCAAAGGGACACTAGTTAGATTTCGTGCGCTTTTGATGTCAAAGTCTCTTGACCAGAGGATTGTGGCGAAAACAGTTGAAATGGCACATTTTCATGAAGGTTACAATCCGAAGTCGTTAAAAGTAGCCTTAGATTCAAGCCCGTTATGGGGAGCGGCACGTGTGGAAGACACGTATAATTTGTTAGGTCATGCACTAAGGAAAGCATTATTCGTAATAGCTCAGAATTATGAACAGGACGATTCTGGTGTTACAGGCGTTACAGCGACTATCGGTGCAGAAATCATCACGGGAACGAGCCTGAAAGCTGCCTTAGATTTAGATTGGGATGACCCGGAAGCTCGTAATGTTGCACTATCTACAATATTGCAAACATTAGACTCAGTTGAGTCTTGGGTCAAACAAAAAACTGATTTGGATGAAAAAACAAGCACTCAAGTCAACAAGAGCATTGAAGATGCGAGGCAAATTGAATCACAAGATGTTGAGGAGAAATCTGATGGCTCCCCAAAGCTCCGTAAAGGTGTTGCTAAAGATAGACGCATTTCAATTGAGGATGAGGATATGCGTCATGGTCGTAAAAGTCGCAGCCAAAAAATTGATGGTTACAAACGTCATATTTTCAAAGACTTAGAATTGCAAATGGTAAGAGCTGTTGGTGTTACCAGAGCAAACGAACCAGAAGCATCTGTAACTATGGCAATTGAGTTCGACTTAAATGCCCAGAACGTAACAACTCTTGACATCAAAGAGCTACATATTGACCGTGCATATTTAGCTAGTCATTGGGTTAAACAACGCACACCTGATATGACTATTATTTGCAAGGCATGGAAAGTCCGCAACGGTAATTTTTTTGATAAAAATGCCTTTGTTCTGGATTGGGAAAATCATTTCATTCGCTGTCCCAATGGAGTTAGTTTACCCTTTAATGAGGGGACTGTTGTCCACTTCCCCAAACACGAATGTCAAACCTGTCCTTTACGCTCTCAATGTACAGAGAGTAAGCAAGGTCGCAGTATCTCTATTCACCCTGACGAGTCTCTACTTGTAGAGCTACGGGAACGTCAAACTACACAGAGTGGACGTGAGAAACTCCGCGAGCGCGTTAGTGTTGAGCATAGTTTAGCTCATATTGGTCAGTGGCAAGGAGATAAAGCTCGCTACATTGGCTTACGCAAAAACCTTTTTGACCTTCGACGTATGGCTGTTGTTCATAATCTCCACGTTCTTGCTCGTATGTTTGAAACTAATAATAAAGAAATTTCTAATTTTAATAATTCATACTCTGCCTGA
- a CDS encoding cation diffusion facilitator family transporter, producing MIYDRRATVQKVLIVTLGLNLFVMALKAIVGTTTGSLSLQADALHSVTDSANNILGLVTTRLSSPKPDREHPYGHQKFEAVGALGIAAFLGIACFEILQGAIERIMHGGKPVTITVPELSILLLVLGVNIFVAFYERRVGKRVASPILIADANHTMSDIWVTISVIGGLLGVWLGYQWLDVALAFPVAVLVFMSGWSVIKENLPWLVDEMAIKPEVIHAIALSVPGVINCHDIASRGLVGRQAFIEMHLIVDANDVEKAHRITEEVESKLEQSFHPVRIIIHVEPPAYESSQISY from the coding sequence ATGATTTACGATCGTCGTGCCACGGTACAAAAGGTTTTAATCGTCACTTTAGGGTTAAATTTGTTTGTGATGGCACTGAAAGCAATAGTGGGAACTACTACAGGTTCACTAAGTTTACAAGCTGATGCTTTGCATAGTGTTACCGACAGTGCAAATAATATTTTGGGGTTGGTTACAACTCGCTTATCATCACCAAAGCCTGATCGAGAACACCCCTACGGACATCAAAAATTTGAAGCAGTGGGAGCTTTAGGAATTGCGGCTTTTTTGGGGATCGCTTGCTTTGAGATTCTTCAAGGGGCAATCGAGCGAATTATGCATGGGGGAAAACCCGTAACAATCACAGTACCAGAATTGTCAATATTATTACTGGTGTTGGGAGTAAATATATTTGTGGCATTTTATGAGCGCAGAGTCGGAAAACGAGTTGCAAGTCCAATTTTAATTGCTGATGCCAACCATACCATGAGCGATATTTGGGTGACAATTTCGGTAATTGGTGGTTTGTTAGGTGTGTGGTTGGGTTATCAGTGGTTGGATGTGGCTTTGGCTTTTCCGGTAGCAGTGTTGGTGTTTATGAGTGGTTGGTCAGTTATCAAAGAGAACTTACCATGGTTAGTGGATGAAATGGCAATTAAGCCAGAAGTCATTCATGCGATCGCGCTTTCAGTCCCAGGTGTGATTAACTGTCATGATATTGCTTCCCGTGGTCTAGTTGGTCGTCAAGCTTTTATTGAGATGCACCTCATTGTTGATGCAAATGATGTGGAAAAAGCTCACCGAATCACAGAAGAGGTAGAAAGCAAGTTAGAACAAAGTTTTCATCCCGTCAGAATCATTATCCATGTTGAACCACCTGCCTATGAGTCAAGTCAAATTAGTTATTAA
- a CDS encoding DUF4212 domain-containing protein: MDNQKHRSYWRDNTALIRNLLIVWALVSLVFSILLVQPLNTIRFFGVPLGFWMAQQGSILVFVALIFIYAVQMDKLDHKYNIKRK, from the coding sequence ATGGATAATCAAAAACACCGTTCATATTGGCGTGACAATACAGCTTTAATTCGCAATCTATTAATAGTTTGGGCACTAGTATCGTTAGTATTCAGTATTTTGCTTGTGCAACCTTTGAATACTATTCGCTTTTTTGGAGTTCCTCTGGGCTTTTGGATGGCTCAACAAGGTTCTATTTTAGTATTTGTCGCCTTAATTTTTATCTACGCTGTGCAGATGGATAAGCTTGACCACAAATATAATATCAAGAGGAAGTGA